The window TGCGATTGACCATCACACGGGCGGTCAATGGATTCTCGGGCGAAGTCAGCCACTGTGCCAATTCCATCCGTCCACTGGAATCAGACGGGATCGAGAAGTCGGAACTGTGTGGGAGAACTTGAACGAAACCCCGTGGCACGCGTTGAGCGGGAGTCTCCACGTCACCGCGAACCAAAACCGCTGCGTCTTGGCAGGAATCGGATTCCTGCACACCCATCGCGAGCGTCCGCGGAGTGCCGTCGTCTTCGATCTCTGACAACACCCCTTGGATCAACGCGATTTGAGCCCGCAACCGAATGACCGTTTGCTGTTGCGATGGATTGTCACGGTCGCGAACCGCTTCGGCCATCTGAGAACGAACATCTCGCATTCGTTCGTTGAGGTCTTCAATTTCGTCGAGTGAATATTTTCTACCGGCGGGCACTTTGTCCTCAATCGGCAGTTGCAACAGATCCGATGCGTTTCGATTGGTGATCCCCTCAGCCGTTCCATAGTACGTGTTGGTGCTCTGAAAGATCCCAGCCATCGCGTAGTAGTCGGTTGTGGGGATCGGATCCAATTTGTGGTCGTGGCAACGGGCACAGGCAACGGTCAAACCCAAGAACGCTTTGGTCACCGTGTCGATCTGCTCATCGATGATGTCCGCTTGGACTTGCCGCGGATTTCGTTCGACCAGGTTCTTGGTTCCAATCGCCAGAAACCCGGTTGCGATCAGGTTTTCTTGCCACTGTTCGTCTGTTTTGACGGGCAACAAATCACCGGCGACTTGTTCGGCGATGAAGCGATCGTAGGGCGTGTCGTCGTTGAAAGAATCGATCACATAATCGCGGTAACGCCACGCATGCGGATACGTGTTGTTGGTGCTGTTGCCGCATGATTCGGCATAGCGAGCCACGTCCATCCAGTGACGTCCCCAACGTTCGCCAAAACGTGGGCTGTCGAGCAGTTCGTCCACCTTGGCCTCGATCGCCGCGTCGCGATCCTTGGCTGTTGCACGCAGAAACGACTGAACTTCATCGGGGGAAGGAGGCAATCCGACCAAGTCGAACGAAAGACGACGTAGCAGAGTCGCCGCATCCGCATCGGCCGCGGGTTCCAGACCATTGTCTTCCAATTTCGCGAACACATAGCGGTCGATCGACGACTTGGCCCAATCCGAATCCTGGACATCGGGAGGCGTTTGATCGAGCGGTTTCTGAAAGGCCCAGTGATCTCGACCGGCTTCCAAATCGATCGTGCTTTCCACCGTGATCGATTCGCGAATGCGTGGATCGGGCAATCCCATTTCAATCCATCGTTTGAAATCCGCCAGCACATCGTCGGGCAGTTGGCCTCGTGGTGGCATCTCCCAACCGTTGTACGTGATCGCATCCCAAAACGGACTGTCCTCTGGATGGCCGGGAACGATCGACGGTCCTGACTCACCGCCCAACAGCAATGCGTCTCGCGTGTCCAGTCGCAGGCCGCCCCGCGTCTTGCCCGATTCTGCTGAGTGGCACTCATAGCATTCGCGAACCAGCACCGGACGAATTCGATTCTCAAAGAACTCGAGTTGTTCCGGAGAGATTTCGGCGGTCTCTTGGGCCCGCAACTCAAGCGTACCGATCACGCTCAACGAAGCGACCAACATAGAAAAGACGAACGTTTTCATGGCGTCACGTGCAATCATGAAGTCTGACAGAGAAGAGATAAGAATGGGCATCCAATGTGGGATAGGCTTCCAGCCTGTCGTCCTTCAAAGCGAAACCCCCGGATCACTGACCGGCACCACCGGCGTCGGTCACCATCATTCGCCGGGGCGTTTGGGCTGCACGCCTTTGTCCTGGTTTCGGATCGCACGTTGACCATCAGCTCCCGGTCGCATCCCTTCACGGCCTTGGCCTTGCCGACCTCGCATGCCTTGCATTCGATCTTCGCGAATCGCTGTCAGGGCTGCGGCGAGTTCTTTTTCATTGAGAGCACCGTCGCCGTCCTTGTCATGGTCTTTGATCAATTTCGCTGCGATCTTGGTTGAGTCCAATTGCATACCGGCGCCCATCCGCCGTCTGGCTTGCGGGTCGCGCTCGCCATCTTTGGCCATGCGGTTGGGTTTTTGAGCGAACGCGACTGACGAGATCAGTGGCAGGGCGATTCCGCCGGCCAACAATTTCATCAAGAAGCGACGTCGCTGTGGGTGCTCTTCTGCAGGCTGACTCGAGCCAATGTTTTCGTTTGTCATGGTAAATTCCTGTTTGGGAACTGGGGCAAAAAGATTGATCCAAAGGAACGGTTGGTGCAAAGTTTCAGGTAACACGTCACGGAACGTCCTGTGGGACGCTTCGCACCAATGGCAACTGAAACTCTGCTGCTATGCATCACTTCGGTCGTCGAGGAAAGAACGGGCGGATGGATGCGTCGACGATCACTCGAACGTGATCGCCTCGACGGCCAAACGACATCAGGCTCAAGTCGATGGTTCGGCGGTCTTCGCTGAGCGTGATGATGTCGCTGATGCGCATCGCGTCCAGTTCCAAACCTTGTCCAAACGGCAGGCTGGCGGCACTGCGGAATGAGAACCGGCCATCGGTTGCAAACAACGTTTTGTCTTGAACGATCACGCCGAGAATCGGTTGTTGAAACGTGATGCTTCCCTCGACCAATTCCAAGTCGCGAATCATGGGGCGTTGGCGGTTCGTTGGTGCGTCGGCCGGAACCTCGGGATTGAACATCAACAGGAACGAACGCACGCGGCGATCGGTCGGAATGACCGATGGCAACAACTGCGTCGCCTTCGTGTATTGGCCAGGTTCTGTGATGTCGACTGAACAAGGCGATTGCAATCGAGTCGCATAACCTTCGGGCAAAACAAAGACGCGTCGGTCGCTTTGAATTCGGTTGACCAATCGCGGCCACGGTGGAGCAAACCGGAACGCGCCGGTTGATTTGACGATTCCCGAGCTGAACGGCCACAGCTTTTCGAAACGCTGGGTTTCAAACGCGATGTCACTCATGCTGCCGTCCGAAGACAGTTCGAGGCTTTGTCCTTCGGTCAGCAACCGCTTTTGATGATCCTTGTCCGTGACCACCTCCACTTCGCCGTCGAAGACCGACACCTTGGACAATCCCTCGCGGTCCAGTTCGATTCCAAACGCGGTTCCCAAGTCAATGACTTGCGCCGACGGTGTGTCGACACGAAAACCTTCGGCACCCGGCGGGACGGTGGCGGAAAGAAGCCCATAAGCCAATTTGGTTCGATCAATCGATTGCAATTCGTACGATGCCGGGCCTTCCAGCGTGACCTCGACGCCACTGTCGAACTGCACCTGCACGATGCCGGATCGAAGACGAATGGTTTGGGCGTCCAAACGGTCACCGGATTGCGAAGCCTGTTCGTCTTCCCACGTCGCATCGATGGACTGGACCAAAGTCGCAAACGTTGTATCGGGCTCGCCATCAGGATCCGCTGGTGCAACGGAATTCTGAGCGATGGATGGCCCTGTCGCTCCGTTGACATTGGTGGGTTCATCGGCCGTACGAATCGCCCATCCAGCCACCAACAAAATCGTGGCTGCGATGGCAGCAATCGTCCACACCATCCGCTTGCCTAGCGGAGAAGTCGCGGCGGATACCGGAGACGGCTCGATCGAATCCGATTTCGCCGAATCGGGATCCGTGAACTGTTGCCAACTCAGTTCAGCCGTCATCCGTTCGTCGAAGTGAACTGCGTCTGCGAATCGTTTCGCATGGTCTGGATTTGCGTTGATCCATGTTTCCAGTTCGGACAATTGATCTGGCGTTAGCGTTTCATCCAGATAGCCGTCGATCAGAGTTTGAATGGGAGTGCTCATCCGTTTGCACCCTCCGACACGAATTTGTCTTCGATGCATTCACGAAGTTGTTCTCGGATCCGCTGCAAGGCTTTGGATACCGAGTTGGCCGTCATTCCAATTTGTTCGCTGATCGCGATCGGCTTGAGTCCCTTTTGGTATCTCAGTTCGCAGATCTTTCGGGAGCGACCTGATAATTGATCGATGCATGTCGGCAAATGATCCAGTTCCTCCGGAGGCGATGATTGCTCGAACGTCGACTGCAAATTCGCGATCGTTTCTTCGTTGAACACCAGACGATCGCGTCGACGACGTCGCAGATACAAACTGATTTGGTTGCGAGCGACGCCAATTGCCCAGCCCTGAAACGCTTGCGAAGAATCGTAGGATTCGAAGGAATTCAAAACCGCGAGCGCTGTCTCTTGCAGTACGTCTTCGCGATCGCGGCGATCTCGAACCACCGACGCAACGAAAGCGGCCACCACCGGCTGAGCCGAGGTCCACAATCGGGTCGCATGGCGTGTTGAATCGTCCACTCGTAACTCCTGGAATTGGGTTTGCATCAGTTCCTTATCCGCTCAATTCAAATCATGACATGAAAGCGGCCGTTTTTTCGAAATTTGTGATTCCGCCGTCCTCCACGCGGCCAATTGCTCTCAATCGCTGGAGTACGATGGAGCCCCCATTCCCACCTCAGCAGACCGGCCTGAACAAACGTTTGCCTGCCTGTCCCCACCTCATGTACCCCACATCCAGATGACTCAATCTGAAATTGAAAAGCAATCTTCCACGCTCGATCGACGTTCGTTCCTGAGCAGTTCCGTCACGAAAGGACTTGCCGTTGGAGCGATCGGAACAAGCGGTTCACTTTGGCGGTCATTGGCGTCTGCCGCTGATGGAAAGACGCCCAAACGCGTTTTGCTTCGGTCGTCTTGGCAAACCGTCAACATCGGCGACATCGCCCACACTCCGGGGGTACTCAGCATTCTTCGCGAGCACCTGCCCGACGTCGAAGTCACCCTTTGGCCATCGAACGTCGACAACGGTGTGGAGGCATTGCTGCGAAAGGAATTTCCAAAGCTGAAGATTGCCAAACCAAGGTCAGAGGAGTTGAAGCGGGCCTTTCGAGAATGTGACTTCCTGCTGCACGGATCGGGAGCGTCCATCGTCGCCGAACGTGACTTGGTGCGGTGGCGAGAGGAAACGGGAAAGCCGTACGGCATCTATGGCATCACTTTCCCGATGAAGAAATCTTCTGCCACGACGGCTCGCAACGAAGAAGCAATGGCTCGGTCGGTTGAGGTGTTGAGCCAAGCCAGGTTCGTCTTCTTCCGAGACAGCAAATCGCTGGAACTCGCCAAGAGTCTTGGAGCGTCCGCCCCTGTGATGGAATTCGGGCCCGACGGTGCCTTCGCGTGTGATTTGCGAGATGAACCCGCCGCGGATCGATTCTTGGAAGAGAACCAATTGGAGCCGCAGAAGTTTTTGTGTTGCATCCCGCGACTGCGCTACACGCCGTACTGGACCATCAAACCCAACGTCAAATTTGATCCGGTCAAGCACGCTCGCAACGAAGCGATGAAGGAACACGACCATGCACAGCTTCGCGAAGCGATCGTGCGGGTCGTTCGCGAAACGGACCACAAGGTATTGGTGTGCCCCGAGGATCGAACTCAGATGGCGGTGGGCAAAGAAATGCTGATCGATCGTTTGCCAAAGG of the Rhodopirellula baltica SH 1 genome contains:
- a CDS encoding PSD1 and planctomycete cytochrome C domain-containing protein produces the protein MIARDAMKTFVFSMLVASLSVIGTLELRAQETAEISPEQLEFFENRIRPVLVRECYECHSAESGKTRGGLRLDTRDALLLGGESGPSIVPGHPEDSPFWDAITYNGWEMPPRGQLPDDVLADFKRWIEMGLPDPRIRESITVESTIDLEAGRDHWAFQKPLDQTPPDVQDSDWAKSSIDRYVFAKLEDNGLEPAADADAATLLRRLSFDLVGLPPSPDEVQSFLRATAKDRDAAIEAKVDELLDSPRFGERWGRHWMDVARYAESCGNSTNNTYPHAWRYRDYVIDSFNDDTPYDRFIAEQVAGDLLPVKTDEQWQENLIATGFLAIGTKNLVERNPRQVQADIIDEQIDTVTKAFLGLTVACARCHDHKLDPIPTTDYYAMAGIFQSTNTYYGTAEGITNRNASDLLQLPIEDKVPAGRKYSLDEIEDLNERMRDVRSQMAEAVRDRDNPSQQQTVIRLRAQIALIQGVLSEIEDDGTPRTLAMGVQESDSCQDAAVLVRGDVETPAQRVPRGFVQVLPHSSDFSIPSDSSGRMELAQWLTSPENPLTARVMVNRIWLHLFGEGIVSTPNNWGLTGQAPSHPELLDHLAMEFAKDWSVKSIIRDIVLSRTYQMSSRMDEANYEVDPDNRMLWRASPRQLDAESMRDAILAIGGGLNLERPIGSPIARYGNNRIGRTLDASLLDGLNDRRSVYLPIVRDAVPRSLALFDFADPSLSNAKRDVSNVPTQALYLMNDEFVLQNAEALGRRLLDEHKNTRDGVAAAFLATYGRPATDSEIRSCVDFFQEFVGPARRRSSRFLQTQELAMTAFCQALIASAEFRCLN
- a CDS encoding FecR domain-containing protein, encoding MSTPIQTLIDGYLDETLTPDQLSELETWINANPDHAKRFADAVHFDERMTAELSWQQFTDPDSAKSDSIEPSPVSAATSPLGKRMVWTIAAIAATILLVAGWAIRTADEPTNVNGATGPSIAQNSVAPADPDGEPDTTFATLVQSIDATWEDEQASQSGDRLDAQTIRLRSGIVQVQFDSGVEVTLEGPASYELQSIDRTKLAYGLLSATVPPGAEGFRVDTPSAQVIDLGTAFGIELDREGLSKVSVFDGEVEVVTDKDHQKRLLTEGQSLELSSDGSMSDIAFETQRFEKLWPFSSGIVKSTGAFRFAPPWPRLVNRIQSDRRVFVLPEGYATRLQSPCSVDITEPGQYTKATQLLPSVIPTDRRVRSFLLMFNPEVPADAPTNRQRPMIRDLELVEGSITFQQPILGVIVQDKTLFATDGRFSFRSAASLPFGQGLELDAMRISDIITLSEDRRTIDLSLMSFGRRGDHVRVIVDASIRPFFPRRPK
- a CDS encoding sigma-70 family RNA polymerase sigma factor, with amino-acid sequence MDDSTRHATRLWTSAQPVVAAFVASVVRDRRDREDVLQETALAVLNSFESYDSSQAFQGWAIGVARNQISLYLRRRRRDRLVFNEETIANLQSTFEQSSPPEELDHLPTCIDQLSGRSRKICELRYQKGLKPIAISEQIGMTANSVSKALQRIREQLRECIEDKFVSEGANG
- a CDS encoding polysaccharide pyruvyl transferase family protein, coding for MTQSEIEKQSSTLDRRSFLSSSVTKGLAVGAIGTSGSLWRSLASAADGKTPKRVLLRSSWQTVNIGDIAHTPGVLSILREHLPDVEVTLWPSNVDNGVEALLRKEFPKLKIAKPRSEELKRAFRECDFLLHGSGASIVAERDLVRWREETGKPYGIYGITFPMKKSSATTARNEEAMARSVEVLSQARFVFFRDSKSLELAKSLGASAPVMEFGPDGAFACDLRDEPAADRFLEENQLEPQKFLCCIPRLRYTPYWTIKPNVKFDPVKHARNEAMKEHDHAQLREAIVRVVRETDHKVLVCPEDRTQMAVGKEMLIDRLPKDVLPRVVWRPNYWLTGEAVSVYTKSAGLFGNEMHSPIMCIGHGIPAIVCRFEEQTSKGYMWEDIGLGDWLFDLDSETDRNRIVPTVLQMANNLDAAKAKANKARQFVEKRQRETMAVLRKELASVS